In Lolium rigidum isolate FL_2022 chromosome 3, APGP_CSIRO_Lrig_0.1, whole genome shotgun sequence, the genomic window CTCTCTCTCATCTCCCCCCGCCACCACGACAGGACAGCGACAACAACAGCAAGAGAGCACAGCCCCCCTTCTCAGACCACCCCCACCACAAACACCGGCTTTATTGAAGGAGACGGTGCTCCTCTTTCTCTCAAGCAACTACGGCCATCGGAGCAACCAGACGAGAAGGAGGAACCCTAAACTACACCGGATCTGGCCGGACCTAATGGCATAACGCCAGGCTCCACATGGGTAGACCACCTAATCCTAAAGCTATATAGGAGAGAGGGCCGGCCTCTCCTCCCCCACCTACTCCGGCCGGCAGAGCCACCGGAGGAGAGGGGGAGGAGCGCTGGGGCGACTAAGGACGCTCTCAGACGAGAGGGGTGGAGAGAGAGAAATTGCAAACATTTCtggaaaggaaaagaaagatcaCCAGCCCAACAAGATGCTTCAATTATGATTGCGGGACTAAATTCTAAAACTTCTGTAGAACTTATTCGTGTGCAAACCTGTAACCTCCTTGTCAGGTAGAAGTTACTCGGAGAAAAATATCAATCACTATGCCCGTATGAATTGAACTGTACGAACTAAAATCTGCATCTTAAATACTTCGTTGAAGATTATGTTGCCACTCTTGGTGTTGTGATGTTCTCTTAAAACTACACAAAGTTCATGTTCTAATTTTGTATGCACAAGAAATGTCATGTTCACAACATAGTCTATGAATCATAAAGGTCGTGAAGAAAATGAATTTTGCATTCATCCGGATTGCATATGTTATATTATGCCCAAATTTCAGCACTTCAATGAAAAGGAGGCTATAGATGAGATGAACAATAACAACATGAAAATGAGCTCATTAAAAGAGGAATGAAATTCAAAAGAACagtgtgttagagcatctcccatAGACGCGCCAAAAGACGCCCGCGCGGTAAAAATCGCCATTATAACGCTCCCACGTCGAAAAATTTCGCTCCAATAGGCACGCCAAAATAGCGCGCACACTGAACTTTTTGCCACCCGCGGGAGATTTGGTGTGCGCTCTTCCGCGCGCGGTGTAAAACGGCGCACGCGACGCGTCTTCAACCGCCGCTGAAACTCCCTCCCGCCACGCGCCGCCCTCTCGCCTTCCACGCGCCACTTCCCTTTCCACGTgcaccaccgccgccatgccccccccccccgacacaACTCCTCAGCTTTCGTTAGCGTGCGCGCCCTGCCCGAGCGGCACGTTCTATGCGGAGATCCGCACCGGCGGTgctcgcctcaccctcggcaccttCGACATCGTGGAGAAGGCGGCGCACGCATATGACGCGGCGACATGGCGTCTCGGGCGCCCCCGCCAACAGCTCAACTTCAAGGACTGTGGGTCGCTCGTGGAGGCGGAGTTCTTGGTCGGCTTCGACAGCCTCGTCACCGTTGTGCAATGCCACCGCTGCCAGCAACTTCTTGGGTGGATTTGGTTTTGACCGAGCCGTCGGAGTCGTCGGCATCGGACTTCGACTTCTTCGATTTTTATATGTATTGTATCCGTTTAATTATCGTTCTTGTCGTCGTTTTAAAACATATTTTTTAGCTGTGTGTTTGATCTTATTTTCAACCATATGTATGCAAAATGTCTGGTAAAACGCTATTTCCGTGCTGTATTTTTTCACGCGTCTGGAAAACCTAGAGACGTGCCCGCGCCCAAAAAAACGAAATGTATAAAGATTTTAGCCCGCCatctattggagatgctcttatatatctataatatctataaagttgatccccactatcttcatttaatgtttgcaagctcttTCCACAATAAGCCACATCATCTCTATTATCTCTAGCTATTAGATTGTAATCTAACCGTAGTGTGGTCCTACAAGCTCCTTCCTTGCTTTGCCCAACCCTCTTGGCTACATGTTGGACGCACCAACAGAGTAGTAGTCTCATTGGTTCCTCATCgcttcatattcacatcattaagGGATCAATTTTCCTTCCACTACGGGTCTTCCACTATTGGAAAATTAATCCTTTCATTAGTGCCACTAAAAATCATAGCTTCATTGCTTCCATGTAGTCTAACGAATCAATCCTCccttttttatataaaaaaacaTCTTCCATCACATCCCAGTTCGGTTTCTTCTTATCCTAGCCCTACTAATCACCATGCACGAGCCATGTGAAGGAACCCACTATCCCAGTGCTAGCGGAAGGAAAAAAATGGTTTGCTCTCGCATGCACCCAAAAAGGCCAGGTACCCGGCCTCTGATGTCCCATATTGCTAGCATGTGCTTTCATTTTACGTTCAATCGGAACACTAACCGTCTGCTTGCGCACCATCTCTCGTGCTGCAATTTGAAGAGGCGTTGTAATGATTTTAATGGCTTCCTGGCTACCTGTTGTTGCTGTACTCTCCCTATTTGAACCCCTTTGATGGCTTCTTCTCATCAAACAACCTGCTCAGAATTTTGATATTGTCACCTCCTGGTGTTGCCTGATGTGAAGAAACTTCCCACATCCGTCGAACCTCTGGACGAATCTGATCTCTTGCTTAGTCCTCCTCCTTTTGATTTCATCTTCTACTTATTTTACAAGATTTTAGGGGTGGTTGAATTGCATTTGTTTCTAGAGCTCTACAGGTTACAAGTACTTCTTTACTGAAATTTAACACTCATCTTCAGGTACGAGAAAGGCCTTCATCTCTTTGTTTATCATCTACTTCGTTTTCTGCAGCTCTGTTTGTATCATTTGAGTTTCAAGTTGAAGTCCACATTCTTCTCCACGTATTTCAGAttgtttttttccaaaaaaaatatgcATCATTAGTTCATTACTTATTTTCCCGTAGTAGTACAATCTAACACCCATGCTATATAACAGTTGGATTTCTTAaggtactagttgaatgcccgtgcgttgctacggtctgaCAGATTTAGATATGTTACATTGGTCAAAATATTTTTAATTAATTTCTCCGTCCAAGAATAACTGACTTGGATTTGTGCaagtttagacaaatctaagtcaTTCTTTCGGACGGAGGAAGCTTTTTTGGGACGGGGGAAGCATAATACTCCATTTAACATAATGTTCGTTCTTAAATTTCACTGGTCAACCGGTCAACCATTTGCTAATTTTACTATAATTTGTGCTTATAATGTCCacaaaatttatacaaatatataTGAAATGAAAGAGATTTGCAAGACGAATACACAAATTCAACTTAAACATTCTAACATATATTTTGGTACATATTTGCGTTCGTAGTCCTGCGTGCAGAAAAAAAAcatgccttatattttgggacacaGTGAGTACTTGCATTATGGCTCTGTTGCAACCATTATCGCCCTACGTCTACTTGCTCTGGACGACTATCATCTCACCCTTTTCAAATTTCTTCTCTCCCGCACATTTAAAATAATGCACATAAAAAGATGGATACACATGCTTGCGTAGGTTTTGCCAATTGCGACCTCAATGTCTATtccttttattttgctacataGTCAAATTTGGGCCGTGCTTATGAATATATATGATGTTCCCTTCTCATACAGATTCCCATACCCTTGTAAGGATAATTGGTTGGGTAAAAAAAATGCAAGACACAATAAAATCCTTGTTCCATGAATCAAATATGTCGAAAAATAAAAGCGACGGGACCATTAGTAGATTAGTGTGTGAAATACATAAGATAAACATGGAAATGCGATCAAATAATCGGTGCAAATGGGTTGCACAAGGGTATCACATCCATCACCACACGCAGAGAGCTTATTATGAAACATGTGTTGACACATACATAAATCAATTCATCAATCCACGCCATCCAGGGCAGATTTCATCATTCACTACATGGACGCGCAATTCATCAATCCATGCGAGAAATAAAAGAATTAATTTTCTCATCCGGAAATCATCATTACTTGTACTGTTTGAAAAACTGGTGTTGTCTATACCGTCTTCTTTTCTGTTATAAAACGATTCATGCATCATCCAATATATCAATAATAGTAGACCAGTACTGAATCTACTATACTACCAACTTGCGGACTAAAAAATAAAACCACAGCCAAAGATTTTGTTATTCACCTCTGTTCTCAGATTGAAAGGATGTTGGATCTGTTTTTGCTATTCGGTTATTCCAGATGCTCAGTGACTCAAATGACTGTTAAACATAGAGGACGTACCCAGTGCTaagagctcccgcactgtgcggggtctggggaaggtgttagtggcaagccttaccctcacgaagtgcaatgtgaggagaccgcgactcgaacctggggcggtgaggctctaccgctgcaccaggcccACCCTTCCACTGTCAAACATAgagcaaataaaaaaaatagagaggATTAGATAATTTATAATAGACTTAAGAGCAGAAAAATAGGTATTAGGTTCTACCAGTCTGTCCCAGCAAAAATCTAAAAAAAGTAaagaactttgatcaatacaattCCTTCTTTTCATTTGCCCTTTACTTAATTTGGACAACATGGCCTCCCGGTCGACAGAGTCTTGCCTCCATTCgaagttcattttcctcaatgatGCCCATTTTCGTGATGAAAttgccaaaatatcatcaaactaTATCTGAACAGAGCGGAAATTCAGAATTGAAAGCCAACCAGTAATTGAAATTCAGCCAAAACCATACACTTTGTTAACTCTTTCAATTTAGTGAATTGCCTGCTGGCAGGCATGTCATGCGTTTTGGAAGTGCAACACATATTTTCAGGTTGTAATAATCCTGTGCTAAAATTGCAGTAATGCACGGAGTGATGATAATTAGCACTTCATATATTTTATcctgaacaaaaaaaaaacttgattgtccgtgcaacaagttgtgttagtCTCCCGTCATTGCAAGAGTTGCTGCTTCAGGACTGAAAATACTGTTGTGCTCCCTAAAGAATTGCATGCTCTGTCCTCCCTCCAACTCCTACGGATATTAAATTGTCCCGAGATTCAGTCGTTGCCACATAATTGCCGGAAAATTTATAGAAAATTTAATTACATTGCATAGATTTATCTCTCTTTGGTATAGGTAGCTAGCTAGCAGCAAACCATATGAGCAATCACAATTCTTAAAGTACTGCCATTCCTAATCAATCGCACATGTATACTATGAGACCAAATTAACGGTGGGAATAGTGATCataaattcaaacaaatttcTGCTAAGATCAGTAATATCAACCATGCTAAATTTCTCAAATGAATGTAGTCCCTTAAAAATATGAAATGATAGCATTTGCGTGCAGCCTGTAAGATGGAGCCAATCAGTAAAGAGGACAAATTCACTACATGGTATCATTATGAAACTGTATGCCTGTCTTTCTGTCTAAATGATATCACTTACGGAATCCAATCAGTCAAATAATATTCCCGATATCATTATCTAAGCCCTGTGTAGTAATTTCCaatataattttgcaaataatattTCTAGAGCTTATATGTACAACCAGATGCAATCAGTTGTTATGTGTTCACCAATTCAACTAAGTACACTTCAGCGAGAGAATCTAATTCTAGAAGGAAGAAGTCTACAATAGCAGAACAATTCAGAACAAAATAGTCAACTCTTTATTCCATTTATCTGGACAACTTAAAAAGGCTGAAATCAACTACAAGCAAGAGGACCAGAAGTTTCTTTATGCCCTGGCTCTGAATTGGGATATAGGCGAGGAGTGTGCAAGCTGAGCTCATCTAGGTGGAAAAAAATGAGCATGATTATGAAGTAAATGCTGATGAGATAAGTTCATCGGCAGACATATCAAAAGTAGTACAAGTACACAATTTTACCTGACCAGATATCAAGACATCTTGTCCGACCACTACCAAGCTGGCTTGCTGATCCATTACCAGTCCCTTCATGTCAACCTAATTCAGCTACTTAAAGTTAGTATCATATATACATTTTCTTAGTCAGGAATTCAGGACGTGCAGGAACAAGCCATTGATGGTGCATGTGTTTTCGATGGTGTGCTTTTGAAGGAGACGGCTACCTTGCCCATACTCATGTTGGTAAAGACATTGATCATCATTTGTATAATGGTCAGAGGGAGGATCCTTGTGTGTTGCATCGCCAATTAAAAGAGAAGTTCATTCATCAATGATGGCGTCGCCGCTGCGGCCGCCGCCGTATTTCTCATTGAAGCGCCATTCTAAGGAGAGGGGGAATCGGTGCACAATTGCTAGCCTCTAGAAGCATGCATGAGAAGGAGACAGTGCCATGGGATTGATCTGCATTGGAGACTATATTTCAAATGATACCTTGAATGCTTATGGCACCGCTGCACACTCACGCCGCCACCCACACCCCACATGACTCTGAGTGTAGCACGATCATCGCCTAACTCCAAGCCATTGTTGTCTCCGTTATATGCAAATGCAACTGTTCGACTACCAATAGAAGAATTCAGTCGAACATAAACAAACATACTTAAATAAAACAATGGCACTGAAAAATTAAATTTGGGAACAGTAATGGAAAGGGGATAACTCACAAAAAGTAAATATAAATACAAAGACTGCACTATAATATCAATGATTGCATCATGAATTTCTGCCATAATGGCGGAGTGTTTTAGCATGATCAACTTGGCATAGGCATTTTTTCAAATACCTTGTAGGCAGAAGGATTGCCGATGGCTGGGACATACACCTCTTCAATATTTAGCAGGGCCTACGCAGTCTTGTAAGCAGTCAAAATCATGATTATTTAGGAAAATCTTGAACAGAAGCAAACATAAATCAAGCTTACCTCATCACaagtggtggaggagatctgGAGATGGCTGGTATGGAGCTGCACATGACGATGGGAGAGGAGATAAAAGTGAGATCGATGAGCGCTTGTAAATTGGACGTAAAAGAGGATCCAACCGTTGACAAGAATTACCTGCGACCTAAAAGTGAGATCGATGAGCGATCGGCAAGGTGCTCGAGCTGCCGCACCAGTCAAAGGTAGAGGATGTGGGTAGACCTcggcaccccgccgccgccgggccagTGGCTTCTCTAGGAGGCGGTGCAACGAATTTATCCCCGTGATGAGGAGCTGGTCGAGGTGCTCGTCGTTGGTGGCACCGCTACCATCGCAGCGAACCAGCGCCCAGAGAGGCGGAGTGCCGCCGGACCAGCACGAAGATCCAGAGGATGGGCAGTGCACTCGGGTAGGTCTGGGTCAGCGAGCAGCAAGAGCATGATGAACTTCCCCGATTGAGCGCGGTGGATTCCCGACGGCGGTCGTTGTGGGGCTCTAGCTCGGATTCCATGCGCTGGGGGTGAGATGAAAGGTGTGGCGGCGCTCGGACCTGATCTAGGGATCCATGGGAGGAACCGAGAAAGTCACGATGGCTTACCCTTTTCTTCTCGGTGGGTATTGTAATCTCAATCGCTAAATTTCATCGGTGACAGGGAAACATAATTAGCAGAAGATCATAGGAAGGACGAGTATCGTGCAATGAAGGAAGGTACCTTGCAATTACGTGGGAATAGGAAAGTGTATTCCTGGAGGCTGGAGCATATCTTGCAATTCGCGACTTGCCTAGTTATTTTGTACGTGATTGAGGAGAATCAAGTCTGGAATAGGAAATATCTTCTCATGCCATAGCCTAGAGAGTAATTGATGTTACCATAGTTATTCAGTGTTGACCGTCTGACTTGATTGGATGTGAGATATCGTGATTGATTTTTATACCATAATTAATTTGTGCGTGGAGATATTTGGGGTGTGATTTGATCGGACGAAGCGGAGATCGTGAGATTGATTGGACGAACAGGATGCttccaatgacgaccaccaaagtgcgttgagtgtcaaacgaccaactcccatttaatagtaaagataaaccAGACCCGAAGACGTGTTGGGCTACATGATCATGACGAAAAACGGTTGCATGAGAGCTGCAGGTGCAGAAAGACTGAACTAAATAGCTGGAGCGCTTAAAGCTGAAGCCCCCATTCTTCTCAACATATTTGACTGGGCGATAGGATGCTAAAAGTTCATATTCGGATAGAAGCAAGCTATTGCATGCTTCTTTTTTGTTCCTTTTCTGTAATTGTTTCCCAAGGGCATGCAATATCGTGTTGATCTTTTAGCAGCTCACGGTGCACCGTACATGCATGGACAAAGGTAGCCCTGAATATTGGCTAACCTAGGTCCCATGATTTTTGTATATGTTATTGTTGACGTGGATTATGCAGGGAAATCGGTGGTAGTGGAATGAAGATAGGGTCATTCCatctaaaaaggaaaacaacaataTGCATGGTATACTTGAtactacataccataatcgtcattTCATTACATGCTATTATATTCTTATATTGTTCATTCATTTTTTTTAAGTACATGATAATCATCTGATATGACCGCTGCAATGCGCGGGGTATCCACTAGTTTCACTAGAGACGTTACACGCGTAAACAAACAAATCTTTTTTTGACAAACAaagtacaaacgtagacgctcatattcacgcgcatacactcacccctatgaaggtatacacgcacaccctaccctataagcaccttcggaagactgagttggcggattggatcttgaaaattGACAATGTCATCACACCCTACCCTATAAGTACGAACGTCGTCTCCTACTAAATAAATATTCCGTTTTATGAGACGTGTTAAGGGGTACAAGCATTCTCCTAACCCCAACCTCAGGCTGGTTcccaaacaaaaaaaatctaggaGGAGAAAGTAAGGCTGCATGTAGGAAACATTGTTAATCCCTATTGTTCCGTTCCTAATTGCACGAAATGGATAAACTTGAGGAGTTGAGAGTAGCAAAGGAATAGGTCTTATTATTGAAATCTAACTTAACCAAATAAATAGGATCCTCGTGTAGAAATAAAACAATCAGTCATTTTTCTTAACTTAAAAATTGCACCAACATTCACGGATTTTTTCTAAATATTATGTAGGCTACACCATGCAAACTGCAGAGCAAAATGACGGGCTACGACTCGATGCAGACCAATATATAAACCTGATGGAACCAAACGATGAGGAGTTATGCATCTGCCGATCAAACGCCTCAGGTGACCCTGCCGTTGAAGATCTCGATGGTGTCTCCGCTCTTCACGTCGTGCCAGCGCAGCGTGCGGTCCTCCTCCATGACGTTCTGCTTGTAGATGAAGAAGTACCCGCCGTCGTTGGGCAGGAGGAGGCGCGGCGTCGCGCTGCCGAGCTTCGCCCGCAGCTCCTTGACGGCGTCCATGTCGCTCACCTCCAGTGTCGCCGTCGTGGCGCCCCACTTCACCTCCACTGACATCCGCTGCTGCTGCTTACTACTATTAGTCTTGGCGCCCCCGTTACTGCagaccggcggcgacggcggctggcGCACGACGACGCGCACCTCCATCCCTTGGGCCGGCGGTTCGAACTCCGCTAATGTCTTGTCGTCCTCCATCTCCGCCTTGCCGTAGAACACGCTCAGCCTGGCGGCGGGCAGCGCGCCGTCCGTGCGCTCCTGGAGCGCCTCCTTGAGCCGGGCGACGTTGCAGGAGGCATCCAGGTCGAGGGCGACGCTGCGGCCGAGCGATGGCGCGGATGCGacgatgtggacgacggcggcggcgctggcgggAGCGTCGTCGGGCAGGACGATGAGGACGTGGGAGCCCTCGAGGATGGAGTAGTGCTCCGTGTCGTGGTCGTCATGGAGCTCTTTGCCCTGGAAGAAGAGCCTCTGCGACTCCACGGGGATGTCCTCCTGCTTCAGGATGTGCTCCTTGATCGTCCTCACGGTGGAGAAATACCAAATCTCGACGGTGAACCGGCGACCCTGCGTCGTCTCGAACGTCACCTCCATCGATCGAACACGGGGTGCCACCGGGACGGGTGTGTGGAAATGTATGGGCATTTATGCACACAATATAACAATATATTCAGTCATTTACTCGATGATGATATCCTCAGATTTGGGTGAAAATTAATCTCACGATTCTGCAATCAATCTCCAGATTTACCATCCTCCCTATTTTCCAGCCGCATGCAGATTGCAAAAAAAGAACGGCCACACCCAGCCTTTAATTGCGGGAGAGAAAAGAAGTGATTGTTAACGTGTAGCACATTAATAAAGGAAATTTAACCTTTTTTTAGATATAAAGGAAATTTAACTACCTCCGAATCTATATTCTGGATTATCTGAAAATACTGATGTAGTAATTCTCAGATACGTACAATCGTAGGGAAGATGTGGCTTCCCTTAGCTTCCAAGTCACCAAAAGAAAACAATATAGTAAATAAgtgatacaatgcattatctccgaGTATTATCATTGTAATATTAAATAATTATTTTTTAGTATGAAATTAATTCATTAATTGAAGACATATCGTACTATGCATCAAATAGTTTTCACTTAGCTAAGGAAAGATAACATTCTCTTTCTAATTTTTCTcttcaactaagcaaaaatccaaCAAGGCAATTCTAAAGAAAGGTTaacatcaccccattgtacatgccgCCACATTTATTATCATATTTATTTGTGGAAACAGACACAAATACATAAAAAAACATTTACAAATATTGAAACATGTATTGTTAGAAACATATAATAATACTATATATAAAGGCTGACAACTTTTGCTAAGCTCTCGTGCCTTTGAGCACTCTTCATGCGTCCATGAACAGTGCCactcttttttaaaaaaaaactcttTTTTCGCTACCAGTAATTTTCAAACCTTTCCGTAATATTTTATCGGTAGAAGTATTCTAGAGAAATTTAATTATTTGCCGGTAAATTTTCACCAAAGAATAATTCTTTAGCGACAATTCTAATTCGTCGCGTTAACTAATTCACATTAATTTTTCGCGGAGTTTAACTACATTTTTTTCTCTCAAAAGCAATTTCTCGGTAGAAATCTTGTGGGTCAATAGTAATTTAACGATGTTAACTATGAAATAAGTCGTTATATACCTAATAGCTATTCTTTCAGGGGCCATATTTCTGCGACGCCAATTACTCAATGGCGCACAAT contains:
- the LOC124699706 gene encoding uncharacterized protein LOC124699706 — protein: MEVTFETTQGRRFTVEIWYFSTVRTIKEHILKQEDIPVESQRLFFQGKELHDDHDTEHYSILEGSHVLIVLPDDAPASAAAVVHIVASAPSLGRSVALDLDASCNVARLKEALQERTDGALPAARLSVFYGKAEMEDDKTLAEFEPPAQGMEVRVVVRQPPSPPVCSNGGAKTNSSKQQQRMSVEVKWGATTATLEVSDMDAVKELRAKLGSATPRLLLPNDGGYFFIYKQNVMEEDRTLRWHDVKSGDTIEIFNGRVT